A genomic region of Bactrocera dorsalis isolate Fly_Bdor chromosome 3, ASM2337382v1, whole genome shotgun sequence contains the following coding sequences:
- the LOC105221964 gene encoding calcium release-activated calcium channel protein 1 isoform X1, translated as MFATIRHLFGGVVAAAQTDPLTHVSEQQHAPSVKKPTKMSKKLRQQQQLEQMQQMLLLDTETYSNLRYERTKLSHSSLLLHQIAQDSTTDECNGTLDTLVPLTFASAATPIILPSGYRGTTPADKQQNTNVIPGTRLLSGTTPSPSPPPASQLPPPTSTRHTHSSPPPSTADSVPPALSGGGYSTHLPHDYSLCDSCRPLRFQNSLIKSGSPSSVSQKSYSATSARYLNLNSSASSNRFNSLPPSSIVTPTPPPPLPLTQQQQSAAQPASSYRSFYPFSRLQPRRTTSASMSQSGDDLHSPSYLSWRKLQLSRAKLKASSKTSALLSGFAMVAMVEVQLDSSTKVPAGMLVAFAICTTLLVAVHMLALMISTCILPNIETVCNLHSISLVHESPHERLHWYIETAWAFSTLLGLILFLLEIAILCWVKFYDLSQPAAWSACIVLIPVMIVFLAFAIHFYRSLVTHKYEVTVSGIRELEILKEQMEQDHIDTHHHHLHRNNGLNYGASGEIV; from the exons ATGTTCGCCACCATACGGCATCTGTTTGGTGGTGTCGTCGCCGCCGCCCAAACGGACCCACTAACACATGTCTCCGAGCAACAACATGCGCCGTCAGTGAAAAAGccaacaaaaatgtcaaaaaaattgcgacaacaacagcaactcgaacaaatgcaacaaatgctATTGCTCGACACCGAAACCTATTCCAATTTGCGTTATGAGCGCACCAAACTCAGTCACAGCAGCCTGCTGCTGCATCAGATCGCACAAGACAGCACAACGGACGAGTGTAACGGTACGCTCGACACGCTCGTACCACTAACGTTTGCCTCGGCCGCAACACCGATAATATTGCCCAGCGGTTATCGCGGCACAACGCCTGCTGATAAGCAACAAAACACCAACGTAATACCTGGAACGCGTTTGCTTTCCGGCACAACACCGTCTCCCTCACCGCCGCCTGCGTCACAACTGCCGCCACCAACGTCAACGCGACATACGCATTCATCGCCGCCACCATCTACAGCGGACAGCGTGCCACCTGCCCTAAGTGGTGGTGGTTATTCAACACATTTGCCGCACGATTACAGCCTCTGTGATTCGTGTCGTCCGCTGCGTTTCCAAAATTCGCTCATAAAATCGGGTAGTCCTAGTTCAGTGTCGCAAAAGAGTTATAGCGCGACTTCAGCGCGTTATCTCAATTTAAATTCGAGTGCGTCGAGTAATCGTTTCAATTCGCTGCCGCCGTCGTCGATCGTGACGCCAACACCACCGCCGCCGCTACCTctgacacaacaacaacaatccgCAGCACAGCCAGCGTCATCGTATCGCAGCTTTTATCCTTTCTCTCGTTTACAGCCACGACGCACAACCAGCGCCAGCATGTCGCAATCCGGAGACGATCTACACTCGCCCAGCTATCTGTCCTGGCGCAAGCTGCAGCTGAGTCGCGCCAAACTAAAGGCGTCCAGCAAGACGTCGGCTTTACTTTCCGGTTTTGCCATG GTCGCAATGGTTGAGGTCCAATTGGATAGTAGCACCAAAGTGCCTGCCGGTATGCTCGTCGCCTTCGCCATCTGTACCACGCTGCTTGTGGCTGTACATATGTTGGCGCTTATGATCAGTACTTGTATTTTACCAAATATCGAAACAGTTTGCAATTTGCATAGCATCTCGTTGGTACACGAATCACCGCATGAACGCCTACACTGGTATATTGAAACGGCGTGGGCCTTCTCCACGCTACTCGGACTGATACTCTTCCTGCTCGAGATAGCTATACTTTGTTGGgtgaaattttatgatttaagtCAGCCAGCCGCTTGGTCGGCATGCATCGTACTTATACCGGTAATGATAGTCTTCCTAGCGTTTGCGATACATTTCTATCGTTCGCTTGTCACACATAAATACGAGGTTACCGTTTCGGGTATACGCGAACTAGAGATATTGAAGGAACAAATGGAACAGGATCACATCGATACGCATCATCATCATCTGCATCGTAATAACGGTTTGAATTATGGCGCCAGTGGTGAAATAGTTTAA